Sequence from the Brevundimonas diminuta genome:
TACTCCTGCTTGGTCCCCGGCATGAAGCCCGGCACGTCCACCAGCGTCAGCAGCGGAATGTCGAAGGCGTCGCAGAAGCGCACGAACCGCGCGGCCTTGCGGCTTGAATCGATGTCCAGCACGCCCGCCAGCACCTGGGGCTGGTTGGCGACGATGCCGACCGTCTGGCCGTCCAGCCGGCCGAAGCCGGTGATGATGTTCTTGGCGAAGTCGGCCCCGATCTCGAAGAAATCGGCCTCGTCGACCACCTTCAGGATCAGCTCCTTCATGTCATAGGGCTGGTTCGGATTGGCCGGGATCAATGTGTCCAGCGACGGCTCGTCCCGCTCGGGCTCGTCATAGCTTTCCCGCACCGGCGGCTTTTCGCGGTTCGACAGGGGCAGGAAGCCGATCAGGCGGCGAACCTCCGACAGGGCCTCCAGATCGTTCTCGAACGCCCCGTCGGCCACGCCCGACTTGCCGGCGTGGACGCGCGCGCCGCCCAGGTCCTCGTGGCTGACCACCTCGTTCGTGACGGTCTTCACCACATCGGGGCCGGTCACATACATGTAGGACGTGTCCTTCACCATGAAGATGAAGTCGGTGATGGCGGGCGAATAGACGTCGCCGCCCGCGCACGGCCCCATGATCACGCTGATCTGGGGAATGACGCCGCTGGCGAGCGTATTCTGCAGGAAGATGTCGGCGTAGCCGGCCAGGCTCTCCACCCCCTCCTGAATCCGCGCCCCGCCCGCGTCGAACAGGCCGATGATCGGCGCGCCGGTGGTCAGGGCCATCTTCTGTAGCTTGACGATCTTGGCCGCATGGGCGCCCGACAGCGATCCCCCGAAGACCGTGAAGTCCTTGGAGAAGACATAGACCAGCCGTCCGCCGATCGTGCCGCGACCCGTCACCACCCCGTCGCCGGGGATGCGCTGGTCCTGCATGCCGAAGTCGTGGCTGCGGTGCTCGACGAACATGTCGGTCTCCTCGAAGGAGCCCTCGTCCAGCAGCACGTCGACGCGTTCGCGCGCCGTCAGCTTGCCCTTGGCGTGCTGGGCGGCGATACGCTTTTCCCCACCGCCCAGTTTGGCGGCGGCGCGACGGCGCTCCAGTTCTTCAAGGATGGCTTGAGTCATGATGGATTTTCGCCTCTCGTTCAAAGAACGCGTGGCGCCTTCATCGCAAAATGGCAAACGCAACTTTGCAAAAAGTGTGGAACTGCGCGGGCTTGCAAAGGATGGCGATATGATCTGCAAAGTTGCGAATGGCTGAGAAGCTTTTCCTGGGCGCCAAACTGCGAAAGCTGCGCGAGGCGCGCGGCTGGACGCTGGAGGCCTGCGCCGAACGGCTGGGCCTGTCGCCGTCCTATCTGTCGCAGATCGAGACCAATCAGCGCCCGGCGACCGCCCGCGTCCTGATCGCCCTGACCCGCGCCTTTCACGTGGACGCCAGTCTGTTCGATCTGGAGGGCGACGCCCGCCTGATCGCCGACCTGCGCGAGGCCACCACCG
This genomic interval carries:
- a CDS encoding acyl-CoA carboxylase subunit beta → MTQAILEELERRRAAAKLGGGEKRIAAQHAKGKLTARERVDVLLDEGSFEETDMFVEHRSHDFGMQDQRIPGDGVVTGRGTIGGRLVYVFSKDFTVFGGSLSGAHAAKIVKLQKMALTTGAPIIGLFDAGGARIQEGVESLAGYADIFLQNTLASGVIPQISVIMGPCAGGDVYSPAITDFIFMVKDTSYMYVTGPDVVKTVTNEVVSHEDLGGARVHAGKSGVADGAFENDLEALSEVRRLIGFLPLSNREKPPVRESYDEPERDEPSLDTLIPANPNQPYDMKELILKVVDEADFFEIGADFAKNIITGFGRLDGQTVGIVANQPQVLAGVLDIDSSRKAARFVRFCDAFDIPLLTLVDVPGFMPGTKQEYGALIKHGAKLLFAYAEATVPKLTLITRKAYGGAYDVMSSKHLRGDVNYAWPTAEIAVMGAKGAVEIIFRKEAGDPEALAAREAEYKDRFANPFVAAGLGYIDDVIMPHGTRRRLVKALRTLKNKVQENPWKKHDNIPL